In Citrobacter sp. RHB25-C09, the following proteins share a genomic window:
- the idnT gene encoding gnt-II system L-idonate transporter encodes MPLIIIAAGVALLLVLMIGFKVNGFIALVLVAAVVGFAEGMDAQAVLKSIQSGIGGTLGGLAMILGFGAMLGKLISDTGAAQRIATTLIDTFGAKRVQWALLITGLVVGLAMFFEVGFVLLLPLVFTVVASSGLPLLYVGVPMVAALSVTHCFLPPHPGPTAIATIFEANLGTTLLYGFIITIPTVIVAGPLFSKLLTRFEKAPPEGLFNPHLFTEEEMPSFWNSIFAAVIPVILMAIAAVCEFTLPKTNSVRVFFEFIGNPAVALFIAIVLAIFTLGRRNGRTIEQIMDIVSDSIGAIAMIVFIIAGGGAFKQVLVDSGVGQYISQLMTGSSLSPLLMCWTVAALLRIALGSATVAAITTAGVVLPIINVTHVDPALMVLATGAGSVIASHVNDPGFWLFKGYFNLTVGETLKTWTVMETLISVMGLLGVLALNAILH; translated from the coding sequence ATGCCATTAATCATAATTGCGGCAGGCGTCGCGCTGCTTCTGGTCCTGATGATTGGCTTTAAAGTCAATGGATTCATTGCCCTGGTTCTGGTGGCAGCCGTTGTAGGATTTGCCGAAGGTATGGACGCACAGGCCGTTTTAAAATCCATACAAAGCGGTATTGGCGGCACCCTTGGCGGGCTGGCGATGATCCTCGGTTTTGGCGCAATGCTGGGGAAATTGATTTCCGATACCGGAGCGGCACAGCGCATAGCGACCACGCTGATTGATACCTTTGGGGCGAAGCGTGTGCAGTGGGCGCTGCTCATCACCGGGCTGGTTGTCGGCCTGGCGATGTTTTTCGAAGTGGGTTTTGTTCTGCTGCTGCCGTTGGTCTTTACGGTAGTGGCCTCTTCCGGTTTGCCGTTACTGTATGTCGGCGTACCGATGGTCGCCGCGCTCTCGGTGACACACTGTTTTCTGCCACCGCACCCTGGCCCCACGGCGATTGCGACAATTTTTGAAGCCAATCTCGGCACAACGCTGCTGTATGGCTTCATTATCACCATTCCAACTGTGATCGTTGCAGGCCCGCTGTTTTCGAAGCTACTGACCCGTTTTGAAAAAGCGCCACCGGAAGGCCTGTTTAACCCACATCTTTTCACCGAAGAGGAGATGCCGTCGTTCTGGAACAGTATCTTTGCAGCGGTGATCCCCGTCATACTGATGGCCATTGCTGCAGTTTGTGAATTTACCCTGCCAAAAACCAACTCAGTACGGGTATTCTTTGAATTTATCGGCAACCCTGCGGTCGCGCTGTTTATCGCCATTGTGCTGGCGATTTTCACACTCGGTCGCCGCAATGGCCGGACGATTGAACAGATCATGGATATTGTCAGTGACTCTATCGGCGCCATCGCTATGATTGTGTTTATCATCGCTGGCGGTGGGGCGTTCAAGCAGGTACTGGTGGACAGCGGGGTAGGCCAGTATATCTCACAACTGATGACCGGCTCCTCGCTGTCACCGTTGCTGATGTGCTGGACTGTCGCGGCACTGCTGCGTATCGCGCTGGGGTCAGCGACGGTCGCGGCAATCACCACGGCAGGTGTGGTGCTACCGATTATCAACGTCACCCATGTTGATCCGGCACTGATGGTGCTGGCAACCGGCGCGGGGAGCGTTATCGCCTCACATGTTAACGACCCGGGTTTCTGGCTGTTTAAAGGGTACTTTAACCTCACCGTGGGTGAGACACTGAAGACCTGGACCGTAATGGAAACGCTGATTTCCGTTATGGGGCTGCTGGGTGTACTGGCGTTAAACGCGATTCTGCATTAA
- a CDS encoding LacI family DNA-binding transcriptional regulator, producing the protein MRNHRISLQDIATLAGVTKMTVSRYIRSPKKVSKETGERIAQIMEEINYIPNRAPAMLLNAQSYTMGVLIPSFQNQLFADILAGIESVTSDHNYQTLIANYNYDRESEEESVINLLTYNIDGIILCEKYHTLRTVKFLRSAAIPIIELMDIQGDRLDMEVGFDNRQAAFDMVSTMLEKRQRHKIIYLGSKDDIRDEQRFRGYCDAMTLRGLTPLRVNPRAISSIHLGTQLMRDALIAHPDLDGVFCTNDDIAMGALLFCRERDLCVPEHISIAGFHGLEMGRQMIPSLASVITPRFDIGRMAAQMLLSKIKNNDHNHNTVDLGYQIYHGNTL; encoded by the coding sequence ATGAGGAACCACAGAATTTCTTTGCAGGATATCGCCACGCTCGCCGGTGTGACTAAAATGACGGTCAGCCGCTATATTCGCTCGCCTAAAAAGGTATCAAAGGAAACCGGGGAGCGTATAGCGCAGATCATGGAGGAGATTAACTACATCCCCAACCGCGCACCTGCGATGCTGTTGAATGCGCAAAGTTACACAATGGGGGTACTTATCCCCTCGTTTCAAAACCAGCTCTTCGCCGATATTCTTGCCGGTATTGAATCTGTTACCTCCGATCACAACTACCAGACGCTGATTGCGAACTACAACTACGATCGCGAATCGGAAGAAGAGTCCGTCATTAATCTGCTTACGTACAACATCGACGGCATTATTCTTTGCGAAAAATACCACACCCTACGAACAGTGAAATTCCTGCGTTCTGCCGCCATTCCGATCATCGAGTTAATGGATATCCAGGGCGATCGTCTGGATATGGAGGTCGGGTTTGATAACCGCCAGGCGGCGTTTGATATGGTCAGCACAATGCTGGAAAAACGCCAGCGGCACAAAATTATCTATCTCGGATCCAAAGACGACATCCGCGACGAACAACGCTTCAGAGGGTATTGCGACGCGATGACGCTGCGGGGTCTGACACCACTGCGCGTTAACCCTCGCGCCATCTCTTCGATTCATCTGGGGACACAGCTGATGCGTGACGCGCTTATTGCCCACCCGGATTTAGACGGTGTCTTTTGCACCAATGATGATATTGCGATGGGCGCACTGTTGTTCTGCCGTGAACGCGATCTTTGCGTCCCCGAACATATCTCCATCGCCGGTTTCCATGGGCTGGAGATGGGTCGGCAGATGATCCCCAGTCTTGCCAGCGTAATAACGCCTCGCTTCGACATCGGTCGTATGGCGGCGCAGATGTTACTCAGTAAAATCAAGAACAACGACCACAATCACAATACCGTTGATTTGGGCTACCAGATCTATCACGGTAATACGCTTTAA
- a CDS encoding helicase HerA-like C-terminal domain-containing protein, translating to MSAPLLIARTPDTELFLLPGMANRHGLITGATGTGKTVTLQKLAESLSEIGVPVFMADVKGDLTGVAQEGQASEKLLARLKNIGITDWQPHGNPVVLWDIFGEKGHPVRATVSDLGPLLLARLLNLNEVQSGVLNIIFRIADDQGLLLLDFKDLRSITQYIGDNAKSFQNQYGNISSASVGAIQRGLLTLEQQGATHFFGEPMLDIKDWMRTDANGKGIINILSAEKLYQMPKLYAASLLWMLSELYEQLPEAGDLEKPKLVFFFDEAHLLFNDAPQVLLDKIEQVIRLIRSKGVGVWFVSQNPADVPDNVLGQLGNRVQHALRAFTPKDQKAVKTAAQTMRANPAFDTEKAIQELGTGEALISFLDAKGSPSVVERAMVIAPCSRMGPVTDDERNGLINHSPVYGKYEDDLDRESAFEMLQKSVQAATEQQNNPAARGKEVEVDDGIMGGLKDILFGSTGPRGGKRDGIVQSVAKSAARQVTNQIIRGVLGSLLGGRRR from the coding sequence ATGAGTGCACCCTTGCTAATTGCCCGCACGCCGGACACTGAACTGTTTTTATTGCCAGGCATGGCAAATCGTCACGGGCTGATTACCGGAGCGACCGGGACCGGGAAAACGGTCACCCTGCAAAAGCTGGCCGAATCGCTGTCGGAAATCGGCGTTCCGGTCTTTATGGCCGACGTAAAGGGCGACCTGACGGGTGTCGCGCAGGAAGGACAAGCCTCTGAGAAGCTGCTCGCACGGCTGAAAAATATCGGTATTACCGACTGGCAGCCACACGGCAATCCGGTGGTGCTGTGGGATATCTTCGGCGAGAAAGGCCACCCGGTCCGCGCCACCGTCTCGGATCTCGGTCCGCTGCTGCTGGCGCGTCTGCTGAACCTCAACGAAGTGCAGTCCGGCGTGCTCAATATTATCTTCCGCATTGCCGACGACCAGGGGCTACTGCTGCTCGACTTTAAAGACCTGCGGTCAATTACGCAGTATATCGGCGATAACGCCAAATCCTTCCAGAATCAGTACGGCAACATCAGCAGCGCCTCGGTCGGGGCGATCCAGCGCGGTCTGCTGACGCTTGAACAACAGGGTGCGACGCACTTCTTCGGCGAGCCGATGCTCGATATTAAAGACTGGATGCGTACCGATGCCAACGGCAAAGGGATCATCAATATCCTCAGCGCGGAAAAGCTCTACCAGATGCCAAAACTGTACGCCGCCAGCCTGCTGTGGATGCTCTCCGAGCTATACGAGCAGTTGCCGGAAGCGGGCGATCTGGAAAAACCAAAGCTGGTGTTCTTCTTCGACGAAGCGCATCTGCTGTTCAACGACGCACCGCAGGTACTGCTGGATAAAATCGAACAGGTGATCCGCCTTATCCGCTCGAAAGGCGTCGGCGTCTGGTTCGTCTCGCAAAACCCGGCGGATGTGCCGGATAACGTCCTTGGGCAGTTGGGCAACCGCGTCCAGCATGCGCTGCGCGCCTTTACGCCGAAGGATCAGAAAGCGGTAAAAACCGCTGCACAAACCATGCGCGCCAATCCGGCATTCGATACGGAGAAGGCGATCCAGGAACTGGGCACCGGCGAAGCGTTGATCTCGTTCCTCGATGCCAAAGGCAGTCCTTCGGTAGTCGAACGGGCAATGGTTATCGCGCCGTGCTCGCGGATGGGACCGGTCACTGACGACGAGCGCAACGGGCTGATCAATCACTCCCCGGTTTACGGGAAATACGAAGATGACCTGGATCGTGAGTCCGCGTTTGAGATGCTGCAAAAAAGCGTGCAGGCGGCGACCGAGCAGCAGAACAATCCTGCGGCCAGGGGCAAAGAGGTCGAGGTGGACGACGGCATTATGGGTGGGTTGAAGGACATCCTGTTTGGTTCGACCGGGCCGCGTGGCGGTAAGCGCGATGGCATAGTGCAGAGCGTGGCGAAAAGTGCGGCGCGTCAGGTCACCAATCAGATCATTCGTGGCGTGTTGGGAAGTTTATTGGGCGGCAGAAGGCGCTAG
- the lptG gene encoding LPS export ABC transporter permease LptG yields the protein MQPFGVLDRYIGKTIFTTIMMTLFMLVSLSGIIKFVDQLKKAGQGNYDALGAGVYTLLSVPKDVQIFFPMAALLGALLGLGMLAQRSELVVMQASGFTRMQVALSVMKTAIPLVLLTMAIGEWVAPKGEQMARNYRAQAMYGGSLLSTQQGLWAKDGDSFVYIERVKGDEELGGISIYTFNDQRRLQSVRYAATAKFDKDHKVWRLSQVDESNLQNPKQITGSQTVSGTWKTNLTPDKLGVVALDPDALSISGLHNYVKYLKSSGQDAGRYQLNMWSKIFQPLSVAVMMLMALSFIFGPLRSVPMGVRVVTGISFGFVFYVLDQIFGPLTLVYGIPPVVGALLPSASFFLISLWLMIRKS from the coding sequence ATGCAGCCATTTGGTGTACTTGACCGCTATATCGGTAAAACCATTTTCACCACCATCATGATGACGTTATTCATGCTGGTATCGCTTTCCGGCATCATCAAGTTCGTCGACCAGCTGAAAAAAGCCGGGCAGGGGAACTACGATGCGCTCGGCGCCGGGGTGTACACCCTGCTCAGCGTACCGAAAGACGTGCAGATCTTCTTCCCGATGGCGGCGCTGCTTGGCGCGCTGTTGGGGTTAGGAATGCTGGCGCAGCGCAGCGAACTGGTCGTGATGCAGGCTTCCGGCTTCACCCGTATGCAGGTGGCGCTCTCGGTGATGAAGACCGCTATTCCGCTGGTGCTGCTGACCATGGCTATCGGCGAATGGGTTGCGCCTAAAGGCGAGCAAATGGCGCGGAATTATCGTGCGCAGGCGATGTACGGCGGTTCGTTGCTTTCTACCCAGCAGGGGCTGTGGGCGAAAGACGGCGACAGCTTTGTCTACATCGAGCGCGTGAAAGGCGACGAAGAGCTAGGCGGGATCAGTATCTACACGTTTAACGATCAGCGTCGTTTGCAGTCCGTGCGCTACGCCGCGACGGCTAAGTTTGATAAGGACCATAAGGTCTGGCGTTTGTCGCAGGTGGATGAGTCCAACCTGCAAAACCCGAAACAGATCACCGGTTCTCAGACGGTGAGTGGAACCTGGAAAACCAACCTCACGCCGGATAAGCTGGGCGTGGTGGCGCTGGATCCGGATGCGCTCTCCATCAGTGGTTTGCATAACTACGTGAAGTATCTGAAATCCAGCGGCCAGGATGCCGGGCGCTACCAGCTCAATATGTGGAGTAAAATCTTCCAGCCGCTTTCGGTGGCGGTGATGATGCTGATGGCGCTGTCGTTTATCTTCGGACCGCTGCGTAGCGTACCGATGGGCGTGCGCGTGGTGACGGGGATTAGCTTCGGGTTTGTCTTCTACGTGCTGGACCAGATCTTCGGCCCGCTGACGCTGGTTTACGGCATTCCGCCGGTCGTCGGTGCGCTGCTGCCAAGCGCCTCGTTCTTCCTGATCAGCCTCTGGCTGATGATACGTAAGTCATAG
- the lptF gene encoding LPS export ABC transporter permease LptF, with protein MIIIRYLVRETLKSQLAILFILLLIFFCQKLVRILGAAVDGDIPANLVLSLLGLGVPEMAQLILPLSLFLGLLMTLGKLYTESEITVMHACGLSRTVLVKAAMILALFTGAVAAVNVMWAGPWSSKHQDEVLAEAKANPGMAALAQGQFQQATNGSSVLFIESVDGSDFKDVFLAQIRPKGNARPSVVVADSGHLTQLRDGSQVVSLNKGTRFEGTALLRDFRITDFQDYQAIIGHQAVALDPNDTDQMDMRTLWSTDTDRARAELHWRITLVFTVFMMALMVVPLSVVNPRQGRVLSMLPAMLLYLMFFLIQTSLKSNGGKGRLDPAVWMWVVNLAYLALAVGLNLWDTVPVRRLRARFSRKGAV; from the coding sequence GTGATAATCATAAGATATCTGGTGCGGGAGACGCTCAAAAGCCAACTTGCCATCCTCTTCATCCTGCTTTTGATCTTCTTTTGTCAAAAACTGGTGAGGATCCTCGGCGCGGCGGTTGACGGTGACATTCCGGCAAATCTGGTGCTCTCGCTGCTGGGCCTTGGCGTACCTGAAATGGCGCAGCTTATCCTGCCGCTCAGCCTGTTCCTCGGACTGCTGATGACGCTGGGCAAACTGTATACCGAAAGTGAAATTACGGTTATGCACGCCTGTGGCTTGAGCCGAACCGTGTTGGTGAAAGCCGCCATGATTCTGGCGTTGTTCACCGGCGCGGTTGCCGCCGTTAACGTGATGTGGGCGGGGCCGTGGTCGTCAAAGCATCAGGATGAAGTGCTGGCGGAAGCCAAAGCCAACCCCGGTATGGCGGCGTTAGCGCAGGGGCAGTTCCAGCAGGCGACGAACGGTAGTTCGGTGCTGTTTATTGAAAGCGTCGACGGCAGCGACTTCAAAGATGTCTTCCTTGCGCAGATTCGTCCGAAAGGTAACGCCCGTCCGTCCGTCGTGGTGGCCGATTCCGGACATTTAACCCAACTGCGCGACGGTTCGCAGGTGGTCTCTCTCAACAAGGGAACCCGTTTTGAAGGGACCGCGCTGCTGCGCGATTTCCGTATTACTGACTTCCAGGACTACCAGGCGATTATCGGTCACCAGGCCGTGGCGCTCGATCCGAACGATACCGACCAGATGGACATGCGCACGTTGTGGTCCACCGATACCGATCGCGCCCGTGCTGAACTGCACTGGCGAATCACGCTAGTATTCACCGTATTTATGATGGCGCTGATGGTCGTGCCGCTGAGCGTGGTTAACCCGCGCCAGGGGCGCGTATTGTCTATGCTGCCAGCAATGCTGCTCTACCTGATGTTCTTCCTGATCCAGACCTCCCTGAAGTCGAACGGGGGCAAAGGCAGGCTGGATCCGGCTGTCTGGATGTGGGTCGTCAACCTGGCGTATCTGGCGCTGGCGGTAGGACTGAACCTGTGGGATACAGTGCCGGTGCGCCGACTGCGCGCCCGTTTTTCGCGTAAAGGAGCGGTGTGA
- the ytgA gene encoding protein YtgA, giving the protein MSIIILATISTTQENK; this is encoded by the coding sequence CTGAGTATAATAATTTTAGCGACGATTTCGACGACTCAAGAGAATAAATGA
- the pepA gene encoding leucyl aminopeptidase codes for MEFSVKSGSPEKQRSACIVVGVFEPRRLSPIAEQLDKISDGYISALLRRGELEGKPGQTLLLHHVPNVLSERILLIGCGKERELDERQYKQVIQKTINTLNDTGSMEAVCFLTELHVKGRNNYWKVRQAVETAKETLYSFDQLKTNKSEPRRPLRKMVFNVPTRRELTSGERAIQHGLAIAAGIKAAKDLGNMPPNICNAAYLASQARQLADSYSKNVVTRVIGEQQMRELGMCSYLAVGHGSQNESLMSVIEYKGNPSEDVRPIVLVGKGLTFDSGGISIKPAEGMDEMKYDMCGAAAVYGVMRMVAELQLPINVIGVLAGCENMPGGRAYRPGDVLTTMSGQTVEVLNTDAEGRLVLCDVLTYVERFEPEAVIDVATLTGACVIALGHHITGLMSNHNPLAHELIGASEQAGDRAWRLPLGDEYQEQLESNFADMANIGGRPGGAITAGCFLSRFTRKYNWAHLDIAGTAWRSGKAKGATGRPVALLSQFLLNRAGFNGEE; via the coding sequence ATGGAGTTTAGTGTAAAAAGCGGTAGCCCGGAGAAACAGCGGAGTGCCTGCATCGTCGTGGGCGTCTTTGAACCACGCCGCCTTTCTCCGATTGCAGAACAGCTCGATAAAATCAGCGACGGGTACATCAGTGCCCTGCTGCGTCGTGGCGAACTGGAAGGAAAACCGGGGCAGACACTGTTGTTGCACCATGTTCCTAACGTTCTCTCCGAGCGTATTCTCCTCATCGGTTGTGGCAAAGAGCGCGAGCTGGATGAGCGTCAGTATAAGCAGGTTATTCAGAAAACGATAAATACCCTGAATGATACTGGCTCGATGGAAGCGGTCTGCTTCCTGACCGAACTGCACGTGAAAGGCCGCAATAACTACTGGAAAGTGCGTCAGGCCGTTGAGACGGCCAAAGAGACGCTGTACAGCTTTGATCAACTGAAGACCAATAAAAGCGAGCCGCGTCGCCCGCTGCGTAAAATGGTCTTCAACGTGCCGACCCGCCGGGAACTGACCAGCGGCGAACGTGCGATTCAGCACGGTCTGGCGATTGCTGCCGGCATTAAAGCGGCGAAAGATCTCGGCAATATGCCGCCGAATATCTGTAACGCCGCCTACCTCGCCTCCCAGGCGCGCCAGCTGGCGGACAGCTACAGCAAAAACGTCGTGACCCGCGTGATTGGCGAACAGCAAATGCGTGAGCTGGGGATGTGTTCCTATCTCGCCGTCGGCCACGGTTCACAGAACGAATCGCTGATGTCGGTGATCGAGTACAAGGGCAATCCGTCCGAAGACGTGCGGCCAATTGTACTGGTGGGTAAAGGGTTAACCTTTGACTCCGGCGGTATCTCCATCAAGCCTGCCGAAGGCATGGACGAGATGAAGTACGACATGTGCGGTGCGGCGGCAGTATACGGCGTGATGCGCATGGTGGCGGAGCTTCAGTTACCCATTAACGTCATCGGCGTGCTGGCGGGCTGTGAAAACATGCCTGGCGGCCGCGCGTACCGCCCGGGTGACGTGTTGACCACGATGTCTGGTCAGACGGTCGAAGTGCTGAATACCGATGCCGAAGGCCGTCTGGTGCTGTGCGACGTGCTGACCTACGTTGAACGCTTCGAGCCAGAAGCGGTGATCGACGTAGCAACGCTGACCGGAGCCTGCGTAATCGCGCTCGGCCATCACATCACCGGCCTGATGTCGAACCATAACCCGCTGGCGCACGAGCTGATCGGTGCCTCTGAGCAGGCCGGCGATCGCGCATGGCGTCTGCCGCTGGGCGATGAATATCAGGAACAGCTGGAGTCTAACTTTGCGGATATGGCGAATATCGGCGGCCGTCCTGGTGGTGCCATCACCGCAGGCTGCTTCCTGTCGCGCTTTACCCGCAAGTACAACTGGGCGCACCTGGACATCGCCGGTACCGCATGGCGTTCCGGTAAAGCCAAAGGCGCAACCGGTCGTCCTGTGGCGTTGCTGTCGCAATTCCTGCTCAACCGAGCGGGTTTTAACGGCGAAGAGTAA
- the holC gene encoding DNA polymerase III subunit chi, with translation MKNATFYLLDNDNTVDGLSAVEQLVCEIAAERWRSGKRVLIACQDEKQAIRLDEALWARPADSFVPHNLAGEGPRGGAPVEIAWPEKRNSSPRDLLISLRVDFADFATAFTEVIDFVPHEDSLKQSARERYKAYRVAGFNLNTATWK, from the coding sequence ATGAAGAATGCAACGTTCTACCTTCTGGACAATGACAACACCGTGGACGGTCTCAGCGCCGTCGAACAACTGGTGTGTGAAATTGCCGCAGAACGTTGGCGCAGTGGCAAACGCGTACTTATCGCTTGTCAGGATGAAAAACAGGCGATCCGCCTGGATGAAGCGCTGTGGGCCAGACCTGCGGACAGCTTTGTTCCGCATAATCTGGCGGGAGAAGGTCCGCGTGGCGGTGCGCCAGTGGAGATTGCCTGGCCGGAAAAACGCAACAGCAGCCCGCGCGATCTGCTCATTAGTCTGCGCGTCGACTTTGCAGATTTTGCCACCGCTTTCACAGAAGTGATAGACTTCGTTCCTCACGAAGATTCTTTGAAACAATCCGCACGCGAACGCTATAAGGCCTACCGCGTGGCGGGTTTTAACCTGAATACGGCAACCTGGAAATAA